Proteins encoded within one genomic window of bacterium HR17:
- the thrB gene encoding Homoserine kinase — MVTVRVPATTANLGSGFDTLGAALSWHSFVTLSAPHDGVVVDIDGEGADSLPRDERNIAVQAIKALMAHVDERQAVPLQCGFQLRLDNRFPLTRGLGSSAAVRVGALVAANALLDPPLPRNVLLALAAQLEGHADNVAAALLGGIAVAVMADDGVRWVRLMPAKAVHLALLVPEEPLPTDQARRVLPSTVPLRDAVFNLSRAALLVAALTTGEFAVLRDAMQDRLHQPYRQQLLPWLPQVFAAALDAGALGVHLSGAGPTVAAWCADAATAATVAQAMWQSLKAHGQHGAWRVVTLDEQGATVTDRS; from the coding sequence ATGGTGACAGTGCGTGTCCCTGCGACGACGGCGAATTTGGGCAGTGGGTTTGACACCCTCGGCGCCGCGCTGAGTTGGCATAGTTTTGTGACGCTCTCTGCGCCCCACGACGGCGTGGTCGTGGACATTGACGGTGAAGGCGCCGACAGTTTGCCCCGTGATGAGCGCAACATCGCCGTGCAAGCCATCAAAGCGCTGATGGCGCATGTGGACGAAAGGCAGGCGGTGCCGCTGCAATGCGGGTTTCAATTGCGGCTGGACAACCGTTTCCCGCTGACCCGCGGGCTGGGCAGTTCGGCAGCAGTGCGAGTCGGAGCGTTGGTCGCCGCTAACGCTCTGCTGGACCCACCGCTCCCCCGCAATGTCCTGCTGGCGTTGGCGGCGCAATTGGAGGGACACGCCGATAATGTGGCGGCGGCGCTGTTGGGTGGCATCGCCGTGGCGGTGATGGCGGACGACGGCGTGCGATGGGTGCGATTGATGCCCGCAAAGGCGGTGCATTTGGCGTTACTCGTTCCCGAAGAACCGTTGCCGACGGACCAAGCGCGCCGCGTGTTGCCGTCGACGGTGCCGCTGAGGGACGCGGTGTTCAACCTGAGCCGCGCGGCATTGTTGGTAGCGGCATTGACGACCGGTGAGTTCGCTGTGCTGCGGGACGCGATGCAAGATCGGCTGCATCAACCCTATCGGCAACAACTGCTGCCTTGGCTGCCGCAAGTCTTTGCGGCGGCGTTGGACGCCGGCGCATTGGGCGTTCACCTGAGCGGGGCGGGTCCGACAGTGGCGGCGTGGTGCGCCGACGCAGCGACAGCGGCAACGGTCGCACAAGCTATGTGGCAATCTTTGAAAGCGCACGGGCAGCACGGTGCGTGGCGCGTCGTGACACTTGACGAACAGGGGGCTACAGTGACCGATCGCAGTTGA
- the yccX gene encoding Acylphosphatase — MAERPQKQTMRLHAFVRGVVQGVGFRYFVVHHAHRIGGITGFVRNLQDGSVEIVAEGDREQLEQLLKVVQRGPSGAVVERVDINWELATGEFTDFRVRW, encoded by the coding sequence ATGGCAGAGCGACCGCAAAAACAGACGATGCGGCTTCATGCTTTCGTGCGCGGCGTCGTGCAAGGTGTCGGCTTCCGATACTTTGTCGTCCATCATGCCCATCGCATCGGTGGCATCACGGGCTTCGTCCGCAACTTGCAAGATGGCAGTGTGGAAATTGTCGCTGAAGGTGACCGCGAGCAGTTGGAACAACTCCTTAAGGTAGTGCAGCGTGGACCCAGCGGTGCCGTCGTGGAGCGCGTGGACATCAATTGGGAACTGGCGACAGGTGAATTTACGGATTTTCGGGTTCGGTGGTGA
- the trpA gene encoding Tryptophan synthase alpha chain has product MERLHRCFERLREQKTLALVLYVTAGDPSPEQTVEAVLRGTEAGADVFELGIPFSDPIADGPTIQAAIDRALRRGVRVATVLEMVHAIRQHSQVPLVLMTYFNPIWRYGLERFASDAAKAGADGVLLTDVPPEEAGEWLSIARRVNLATIFLLAPTSTEQRIRLVAEIGTGFIYCVSRTGVTGEREALPPDLPDLVRRIRAHTDKPIVIGFGISRPDHVAVVASMDGADGVVVGSALVRLLHEEFGDGRNGNWQRVTEFVRALKAAGMRRR; this is encoded by the coding sequence ATGGAACGATTGCACCGTTGCTTTGAACGCTTGCGCGAACAAAAAACGCTGGCATTGGTGCTTTATGTGACCGCTGGCGACCCGTCGCCGGAGCAAACGGTGGAAGCCGTTTTGCGCGGGACGGAAGCGGGCGCCGATGTGTTTGAGTTGGGCATCCCTTTTTCCGACCCGATCGCAGACGGTCCGACCATTCAGGCAGCGATTGACCGCGCGTTGCGGCGCGGCGTAAGGGTGGCGACGGTGTTGGAAATGGTTCACGCTATCCGCCAGCACAGCCAAGTGCCGCTGGTGTTGATGACCTACTTCAACCCGATTTGGCGTTACGGGTTGGAACGATTCGCCAGTGATGCGGCGAAGGCGGGCGCCGACGGCGTGTTGCTGACAGATGTGCCGCCCGAAGAAGCAGGTGAATGGCTGAGTATCGCGCGGCGGGTGAATTTAGCGACGATCTTTTTGCTGGCGCCGACCAGCACCGAGCAACGCATCCGCTTGGTCGCTGAAATCGGCACGGGGTTCATCTACTGTGTGTCGCGGACGGGGGTAACGGGCGAACGGGAGGCGCTGCCGCCCGACTTGCCCGATTTAGTGCGGCGCATCCGTGCCCACACGGACAAGCCTATTGTCATCGGGTTCGGCATCAGCCGTCCGGACCATGTCGCCGTCGTCGCCTCAATGGACGGTGCCGATGGTGTCGTCGTCGGTAGCGCATTGGTGCGGCTGTTGCACGAAGAGTTCGGCGACGGGCGTAACGGGAATTGGCAGCGGGTGACCGAATTCGTGCGTGCCCTGAAAGCCGCCGGCATGCGACGCCGTTGA
- the deoC gene encoding Deoxyribose-phosphate aldolase: protein MTRRAMAQRIDLAVLKPDATRDDVLKGCEQAKAWRLKALIVLPCWLEVIVRELEGSGVAPGVVIAFPFGAEATEVKTASAVWAVRSGAVELDMVMAIGRLKSGDEAYVRADIAAVVDAAKSLRNDVVIKVILETGFLTDNEKRRAAHLVEAAGADFVKTSTGFGPSGATVDDVRLLRQSVSERVGVKAAGGIRTYDQAKALLDAGATRLGTSSAATILAEAPEE, encoded by the coding sequence ATGACGCGGCGTGCCATGGCGCAGCGGATTGATTTGGCGGTTCTTAAGCCGGACGCCACACGCGACGATGTGCTCAAGGGCTGCGAGCAGGCAAAAGCGTGGCGGCTCAAAGCGTTAATCGTGCTGCCCTGTTGGCTGGAGGTCATCGTGCGGGAATTGGAGGGGAGCGGTGTGGCGCCAGGCGTCGTCATCGCCTTTCCGTTCGGCGCCGAGGCAACGGAAGTGAAAACCGCGTCGGCGGTGTGGGCGGTGCGCAGCGGGGCGGTGGAGTTGGATATGGTGATGGCGATCGGGCGGCTCAAATCCGGCGACGAGGCGTATGTGCGCGCCGATATCGCCGCTGTCGTGGACGCTGCCAAAAGCCTGCGCAACGATGTCGTCATCAAAGTCATCTTGGAGACAGGCTTTCTGACGGACAACGAGAAGCGCCGCGCCGCGCACCTAGTGGAAGCGGCGGGGGCGGATTTCGTCAAGACCTCCACCGGCTTCGGTCCGAGCGGGGCAACGGTGGACGATGTGCGGTTGCTGCGGCAAAGCGTTTCGGAGCGAGTGGGGGTGAAGGCGGCAGGGGGCATTCGCACTTACGACCAAGCCAAAGCCCTTTTGGACGCAGGGGCGACGCGGCTGGGCACTTCCAGCGCTGCCACCATCCTCGCGGAGGCGCCAGAGGAGTGA